One Sphingomonas endolithica DNA segment encodes these proteins:
- a CDS encoding DUF2256 domain-containing protein, translating to MPRGVAKADLPTKMCPACQRPFAWRKKWERDWDNVVYCSERCRRTRNSAPAA from the coding sequence ATGCCGCGCGGCGTCGCCAAGGCCGATCTGCCGACCAAGATGTGCCCGGCCTGTCAGCGACCCTTTGCGTGGCGCAAGAAGTGGGAACGTGACTGGGACAATGTCGTCTATTGCTCGGAACGCTGCCGCCGCACGCGCAACAGCGCACCGGCGGCTTAA
- the aroB gene encoding 3-dehydroquinate synthase yields MTTITVALGDRSYPVIVENGLLARAGDHLAPLSRGRTMAIVTDENVLPHLATLQAALHDAGVASEAIVLPPGEGTKSWAMLETLTDRLLALGIERGDHVVALGGGVIGDLVGFACAILKRGCGFVQVPTTLLAQVDSSVGGKTAINTRAGKNLIGAFHQPALVLVDPTTLDTLPPRQVRAGYAEVVKYGLIDDPDFFAWCEANAPALIAGDPQARNHAIAQSIAAKARIVGEDEYETKGRRALLNLGHTFGHALEAEAGFSDRLLHGEGVAAGMALAYAFSAEQGICPPEDAARVRTHLAEVRLPDGLAAANSRQSGGELVAHMMHDKKMNAGTLPFLLARGIGRTYVDKQVDLATVAAFLDRQPR; encoded by the coding sequence ATGACGACCATCACCGTGGCCTTGGGCGATCGCAGCTATCCCGTCATCGTCGAGAACGGCCTGCTCGCCCGCGCCGGCGACCACCTTGCGCCATTGTCGCGCGGACGCACGATGGCGATCGTCACCGATGAGAACGTCTTGCCGCATCTCGCCACGCTGCAAGCCGCGCTGCACGATGCGGGGGTGGCCAGCGAGGCGATCGTGCTGCCGCCCGGCGAAGGCACCAAGAGCTGGGCGATGCTGGAAACGCTGACCGATCGCCTGCTCGCGCTCGGCATCGAACGCGGCGATCATGTGGTGGCACTGGGCGGCGGCGTGATCGGCGATCTGGTCGGCTTTGCCTGCGCGATCCTCAAGCGCGGTTGCGGCTTCGTGCAGGTGCCCACCACCTTGCTGGCGCAGGTGGATAGCTCGGTGGGCGGCAAGACAGCGATCAACACGCGCGCCGGCAAGAACCTGATCGGCGCGTTCCACCAGCCCGCTCTGGTGCTGGTCGATCCCACCACGCTCGACACGCTGCCGCCGCGCCAGGTACGTGCCGGCTATGCGGAAGTGGTCAAATACGGGCTGATCGACGATCCCGATTTCTTTGCCTGGTGCGAGGCGAACGCGCCGGCGCTGATCGCGGGGGATCCGCAGGCGCGCAACCATGCGATCGCCCAAAGCATCGCCGCCAAGGCGCGGATCGTCGGCGAGGACGAATATGAAACCAAGGGCCGACGCGCGCTGCTCAACCTCGGCCATACGTTCGGCCATGCGCTCGAGGCGGAAGCCGGCTTCTCCGATCGCCTGCTTCACGGCGAAGGCGTCGCCGCCGGCATGGCGCTTGCCTACGCTTTCTCCGCCGAACAGGGCATCTGCCCGCCAGAGGATGCCGCGCGCGTGCGCACGCACCTGGCCGAGGTCCGGCTGCCCGATGGTCTTGCTGCGGCGAACAGCCGGCAAAGCGGCGGCGAACTGGTCGCGCACATGATGCACGACAAGAAGATGAACGCCGGCACGCTGCCCTTCCTGCTCGCACGCGGAATCGGTCGGACCTATGTCGACAAGCAGGTCGATCTCGCAACCGTCGCCGCCTTTCTCGATCGCCAACCCCGCTGA
- a CDS encoding shikimate kinase: MLQSNPPPRPAKDAVAARPIVLIGLMGAGKSTVGRRLAARLRLPFVDADNEIEAAAGMSIADIFERFGEAHFRDGERRVIARLIDGTPKVIATGGGAFINDDTRALILEQAVAIWLDADAAVLADRVKRRDTRPLLRGKDAKQVLLELARKRNPVYALAPIRVSSHHAPHDQTVTAILKALGL; encoded by the coding sequence ATGTTGCAAAGCAATCCCCCTCCCCGGCCTGCCAAGGATGCGGTGGCCGCCCGCCCGATCGTGCTGATCGGCCTGATGGGTGCGGGCAAATCGACCGTCGGCCGACGCCTGGCAGCGCGGCTCCGCCTGCCGTTCGTCGATGCCGATAACGAGATCGAGGCGGCCGCCGGAATGTCGATCGCCGATATCTTCGAGCGCTTCGGCGAAGCGCATTTCCGCGATGGCGAACGCCGCGTCATCGCGCGGCTGATCGACGGCACGCCGAAGGTCATCGCGACCGGCGGCGGCGCGTTCATCAACGATGACACACGCGCGCTGATCCTGGAGCAAGCGGTGGCGATCTGGCTCGATGCCGATGCCGCGGTGCTGGCCGACCGCGTCAAGCGCCGCGATACCCGCCCATTGCTGCGCGGCAAGGATGCCAAGCAAGTGCTGCTGGAGCTCGCCCGCAAGCGCAACCCGGTCTATGCGCTGGCACCGATCCGCGTTTCCAGCCACCACGCGCCGCACGACCAAACCGTGACCGCGATTCTGAAGGCGCTCGGGCTATGA
- a CDS encoding tyrosine-type recombinase/integrase, translated as MMAAEAGSAKNTLAAYRSDLTLASDFLDRRLGAASVADLSRLGEHWLALSRSSVARKSAALRRFFAFLADEGLRADDPGSALPRPGTARALPKTLEHADVDRLFAAIATRLARDPLDPNDLRLAALVELLYGSGLRATELVSLPRNAIAPDRPYLILRGKGGRERLVPISDRARAAVAAWRDTLAQDRAWLFPSGKAHLSRVRLYQLMKALAAEAGIPPERVSPHVLRHAFATHLLEGGADLRALQSMLGHADIATTEIYTHVDSARLVELVNTRHPLSDAQRMPRVDGTKGEA; from the coding sequence ATGATGGCGGCCGAAGCCGGCTCGGCGAAGAACACGCTGGCGGCGTATCGTAGCGATCTGACGCTGGCATCGGACTTTCTGGACCGCCGGCTGGGGGCGGCATCCGTTGCCGACCTGTCGCGGCTGGGCGAGCATTGGCTGGCGCTGTCACGCTCCAGCGTGGCGCGCAAGTCGGCGGCGCTCAGGCGTTTCTTTGCGTTCCTGGCAGACGAGGGCCTGCGCGCCGACGATCCGGGCAGCGCGCTACCCCGGCCGGGCACTGCCCGCGCGCTGCCCAAGACGCTGGAGCATGCGGATGTCGATCGGCTGTTCGCGGCGATCGCCACACGGCTGGCGCGCGATCCGCTCGACCCTAACGACCTGCGGCTCGCTGCTCTTGTCGAGCTGCTGTACGGTTCGGGGCTGCGCGCGACGGAACTCGTCTCCTTGCCGCGCAACGCGATCGCGCCCGACCGGCCGTATCTGATCCTGCGCGGTAAGGGCGGGCGCGAGCGGCTCGTGCCGATCTCCGATCGCGCGCGGGCGGCGGTGGCGGCTTGGCGGGATACGCTCGCGCAGGACCGGGCATGGCTGTTTCCGTCCGGTAAGGCGCATCTGTCGCGCGTGCGGCTGTATCAGTTGATGAAGGCATTGGCGGCGGAAGCGGGGATACCGCCCGAGCGCGTCAGCCCGCACGTGCTGCGCCATGCCTTTGCCACGCATCTGCTCGAAGGTGGGGCGGATTTGCGCGCGCTGCAATCGATGCTGGGCCATGCCGATATCGCCACGACCGAGATCTACACGCATGTCGACAGCGCGCGATTGGTCGAACTGGTCAACACGCGCCACCCATTGAGCGATGCGCAGCGCATGCCACGCGTTGACGGCACCAAGGGAGAGGCTTAA
- a CDS encoding acetyl-CoA carboxylase carboxyltransferase subunit alpha — protein MASFLDFEKPIADLQGRIDDLRETAADGTVDVDAEVGRLQAKSDKALRDTYARLTPWQKTQVARHGERPHFKDYVAGLFDDFTMLAGDRAFGDDQAILGGLARFRGQRVMVIGHEKGDDTASRLQHNFGMGRPEGYRKAIRLMQLADRFALPVITLVDTMGAFPGIQAEERGQAEAIARSTEQCLALGVPMVAAVVGEGGSGGAIALAAGNRVLMFEHAIYSVISPEGCASILWRTADRAADAAEAMKVTAQDLKGLGVIDTIVPEPLGGAHRDPAAAIATLGSAIGDALAELSGMVPAELRRSRREKFLTMGRL, from the coding sequence ATGGCAAGCTTTCTCGACTTCGAAAAACCGATCGCCGATCTGCAGGGGCGGATCGACGATCTACGCGAAACCGCCGCCGACGGCACGGTGGACGTCGACGCGGAGGTCGGGCGGCTGCAGGCCAAGTCCGACAAGGCGTTGCGCGACACCTATGCGCGGCTGACGCCGTGGCAGAAGACGCAGGTGGCGCGGCATGGCGAGCGGCCGCATTTCAAGGATTATGTCGCCGGGCTGTTTGACGACTTCACCATGCTGGCGGGTGATCGCGCGTTCGGCGATGACCAAGCGATCCTGGGCGGCCTTGCGCGCTTTCGCGGGCAGCGCGTGATGGTGATCGGGCATGAGAAGGGCGACGACACCGCCAGCCGGCTGCAGCACAATTTCGGCATGGGTCGGCCGGAAGGTTATCGCAAGGCGATACGGCTGATGCAACTGGCCGATCGCTTCGCCCTGCCGGTCATCACCCTGGTCGATACGATGGGGGCTTTTCCCGGTATTCAGGCCGAGGAGCGCGGTCAGGCCGAGGCCATCGCACGGTCGACCGAACAATGCCTGGCGCTCGGCGTGCCGATGGTCGCGGCGGTAGTGGGCGAGGGCGGATCGGGCGGCGCGATCGCGCTGGCCGCGGGCAACCGGGTGCTGATGTTCGAGCACGCCATCTATTCCGTGATCTCGCCCGAGGGGTGCGCGTCGATCCTGTGGCGTACCGCCGATCGTGCGGCGGACGCGGCGGAGGCGATGAAGGTGACCGCGCAGGATCTGAAAGGGCTGGGGGTGATCGATACGATCGTGCCGGAGCCGCTGGGCGGGGCGCACCGCGACCCGGCGGCGGCGATTGCTACGCTGGGTAGTGCGATTGGCGATGCGCTGGCGGAATTGAGCGGCATGGTGCCCGCTGAATTGCGCCGCTCGAGGCGCGAGAAGTTTTTGACAATGGGTCGGTTGTAA
- a CDS encoding Flp family type IVb pilin, with the protein MQKIRNFIKNSKGATAIEYGLIAALIAVAAIAAMQGLGNQLKATFTKVNTSMGGTAPS; encoded by the coding sequence ATGCAGAAGATTCGTAACTTCATCAAGAACAGCAAGGGCGCGACCGCCATCGAATACGGCTTGATCGCCGCACTGATCGCGGTTGCCGCGATTGCCGCGATGCAGGGCCTGGGCAACCAGCTCAAGGCGACCTTCACGAAGGTCAACACGTCGATGGGCGGTACCGCGCCGTCGTAA
- a CDS encoding Flp family type IVb pilin, whose protein sequence is MIARFMKKLARDHSGGTAIEYGLIAALIVIAMIASLAEVANTTTTMWNGVNTKVDRAVTYR, encoded by the coding sequence ATGATCGCGCGTTTCATGAAAAAGCTGGCGCGCGACCACAGCGGCGGCACAGCGATCGAATACGGGCTGATTGCGGCACTGATTGTGATCGCCATGATCGCGTCGTTAGCAGAGGTCGCCAATACGACCACCACGATGTGGAACGGCGTTAATACGAAAGTCGACCGAGCAGTCACCTACCGCTGA
- a CDS encoding (deoxy)nucleoside triphosphate pyrophosphohydrolase has protein sequence MSKAPTHLFPVVAAALIDNERRVLVQQRPPGRQLAGLWEFPGGKIEPGETPEAALSRELMEELGIVVAPQDLMPLTFASAAHGEGHLLLLLYACRKWSGEPVALDAVALRWTSAAALRTLPMPPADAPFIPVIEALM, from the coding sequence ATGTCTAAAGCACCCACGCACCTGTTCCCCGTCGTGGCGGCCGCGTTGATCGACAATGAGCGTCGCGTTCTGGTGCAGCAGCGGCCGCCCGGACGACAGCTGGCTGGACTGTGGGAATTCCCCGGGGGCAAGATCGAGCCGGGTGAAACGCCGGAGGCGGCATTGTCCCGCGAGTTGATGGAGGAACTGGGCATCGTCGTCGCGCCCCAGGACCTGATGCCGCTGACGTTTGCTAGCGCCGCGCATGGCGAGGGGCACCTGCTGCTTCTGTTATATGCATGTCGCAAATGGTCGGGCGAGCCAGTGGCGCTGGATGCGGTCGCGCTGCGCTGGACGAGTGCGGCGGCGTTGCGGACGCTGCCGATGCCGCCTGCCGACGCGCCGTTCATCCCGGTGATCGAAGCCTTGATGTGA
- a CDS encoding protein-L-isoaspartate O-methyltransferase family protein has product MMTTENFADQAAMRHAMVASQLRTNAVSDARVVAVMARVPREQYLPEAARDMAYRDTALPLGRGRYQNLPIATGRMLTEAQLLATDHVLVVGAAGGYTAAVLAQIVASVVALESDPALAALARTALEHERRVEIVEGSLEVGHAESGPYDLIFVDGAIEQVPDALIAQLKPEGRMVAGLAEAGISRLAAGRRSAGGFALLPFADIDCVPLPGFAHVKTFTF; this is encoded by the coding sequence ATGATGACGACCGAGAATTTTGCCGATCAGGCTGCCATGCGCCACGCGATGGTTGCCAGCCAGCTGCGTACCAATGCGGTGAGCGACGCGCGCGTCGTGGCGGTCATGGCCCGCGTGCCGCGCGAGCAATATCTGCCCGAGGCGGCGCGGGACATGGCCTACCGCGACACGGCGTTGCCGCTCGGCCGCGGCCGGTACCAGAACCTGCCGATCGCCACCGGCCGGATGCTGACCGAGGCGCAGTTGCTGGCGACGGATCACGTGCTGGTGGTGGGTGCAGCGGGGGGCTATACCGCCGCGGTGCTGGCGCAGATCGTCGCCTCGGTGGTCGCGCTGGAAAGCGATCCCGCGCTTGCGGCGCTCGCGCGGACGGCGTTGGAGCATGAGCGACGGGTCGAGATCGTCGAGGGATCGCTTGAGGTTGGCCACGCCGAAAGCGGGCCGTACGATCTGATCTTCGTCGATGGCGCGATCGAACAGGTGCCGGACGCACTGATCGCCCAGCTCAAGCCAGAAGGGCGGATGGTCGCTGGCCTCGCCGAAGCTGGCATCTCGCGGTTGGCGGCGGGGCGCCGGTCTGCGGGCGGTTTCGCGTTGCTGCCCTTTGCCGATATCGATTGCGTACCGCTACCGGGCTTTGCCCACGTCAAGACGTTCACCTTCTGA